One window of the Niallia circulans genome contains the following:
- the bshA gene encoding N-acetyl-alpha-D-glucosaminyl L-malate synthase BshA: MKKLKIGITCYPTVGGSGVIATELGKMLAERGHEIHFISSSIPFRLNKMYPNIYYHQVEVNQYAVFQYPPYDLALSSKMAEVINREELDLLHVHYAIPHAVCAILAKQMSNRDVKIVTTLHGTDITVLGYDPSLAAGIRFGIEKSDLVTAVSNSLIAQTYEVIEPNKEILPVYNFIDERIYRKVDASHLKKELAISDTEKVVIHVSNFRGVKRVTDVVQAFHQIANQIPAKLLLVGDGPEMSKVTKLVDELQLRQKVLFLGKQENLEELYSLSDLMLLLSEKESFGLVALEAMACGVPVIGTNVGGIPEVIVPNETGYICELGDIEDIAKHSIKLLTDEKKHAQFSQHSISRVRDYFRADIIVDQYIEIYKSILETGEMNDKSV, encoded by the coding sequence ATGAAAAAATTAAAAATCGGCATTACCTGTTATCCGACAGTTGGCGGATCAGGGGTTATTGCAACAGAATTAGGAAAGATGCTGGCTGAGAGAGGACATGAAATTCACTTTATTTCTTCCAGTATTCCTTTTCGTTTAAATAAAATGTATCCGAATATTTATTACCATCAAGTGGAAGTAAATCAATATGCTGTTTTTCAATACCCGCCATATGATTTAGCATTAAGCAGCAAAATGGCGGAAGTCATTAATCGAGAAGAGTTAGACTTGTTGCATGTTCACTATGCAATCCCACACGCTGTTTGTGCTATATTAGCAAAACAGATGAGCAACAGGGATGTCAAAATAGTTACAACACTTCATGGCACCGATATAACAGTACTAGGATATGATCCATCACTTGCAGCGGGAATACGTTTTGGAATTGAAAAATCAGATCTCGTAACAGCAGTTTCTAATTCATTAATCGCCCAAACTTATGAAGTAATTGAGCCAAACAAAGAAATACTCCCTGTTTATAATTTTATTGATGAGCGAATTTATCGGAAAGTCGATGCAAGTCATTTGAAAAAAGAACTGGCGATTTCCGATACAGAAAAAGTTGTTATTCATGTCTCTAATTTTAGAGGAGTAAAAAGAGTTACAGATGTTGTACAAGCATTCCATCAAATCGCAAATCAGATTCCCGCAAAACTATTGCTTGTTGGTGATGGACCTGAAATGTCGAAGGTGACCAAATTAGTGGATGAGCTTCAATTAAGACAAAAGGTATTATTTCTTGGCAAACAAGAGAATTTGGAGGAGCTCTATTCTTTAAGTGATCTCATGCTGCTTCTTTCGGAAAAAGAAAGCTTCGGTTTGGTGGCATTAGAAGCTATGGCATGCGGGGTTCCCGTCATAGGAACAAATGTCGGCGGTATTCCTGAGGTAATTGTTCCAAATGAGACAGGGTATATTTGTGAACTTGGGGATATAGAAGATATTGCTAAACATTCGATAAAGCTGTTAACGGATGAAAAGAAACATGCCCAATTTTCGCAGCATTCTATTTCGAGAGTACGAGATTATTTCCGGGCCGATATCATCGTTGACCAATATATAGAGATTTATAAATCTATTTTAGAAACTGGTGAAATGAATGATAAATCCGTTTGA
- the bshB1 gene encoding bacillithiol biosynthesis deacetylase BshB1 yields the protein MKTDEVDILAFGAHADDVEIGMGATIAKYAAQGKKIIICDLTESNLSSNGTVKRRKQEAEKAGEVLGIAERMTLQIPDRGLYLEEKAIKKVVEVIRTYKPKIVFSPYWEDRHPDHGNCTKIVNEAVFSAGIKNYQVGNTSAHKVQNQYYYMINGFHKPDFVIDISDYMEQKQASLNCYQSQFVKGENSVETPLTNGYIDTIEAREKLFGKEVGVIYAEGFIKSKPILLNQDLLGGDK from the coding sequence ATGAAAACTGATGAAGTTGATATACTCGCTTTTGGTGCTCATGCCGATGACGTAGAAATCGGCATGGGTGCAACCATCGCAAAATATGCTGCACAGGGGAAAAAGATTATTATCTGTGATTTAACAGAAAGTAATCTTTCTTCAAATGGCACAGTAAAAAGACGTAAACAAGAAGCGGAAAAAGCAGGAGAAGTGCTGGGAATTGCTGAAAGAATGACATTGCAGATTCCTGATCGAGGTTTATATCTAGAAGAAAAAGCTATAAAAAAAGTAGTGGAAGTGATTCGTACATACAAACCAAAGATTGTGTTTTCTCCTTATTGGGAAGATAGACATCCGGATCATGGCAATTGCACCAAAATTGTGAATGAAGCAGTCTTTTCAGCAGGGATAAAAAACTATCAGGTTGGAAATACATCAGCACATAAAGTACAGAATCAATACTATTACATGATAAACGGTTTTCATAAACCTGATTTTGTTATTGATATTAGTGATTATATGGAGCAAAAGCAAGCTAGTCTTAATTGTTATCAAAGTCAATTTGTTAAAGGTGAAAACAGTGTGGAAACTCCGTTAACAAATGGCTATATTGACACAATAGAAGCAAGAGAAAAACTTTTTGGCAAAGAAGTTGGTGTGATTTACGCAGAAGGATTTATTAAATCTAAGCCAATATTATTAAATCAAGATTTATTAGGTGGAGACAAATGA
- the mgsA gene encoding methylglyoxal synthase: MNIALIAHDKKKNDMVAFVVAYKNIFAKHTLYATGTTGGRIQEATGLDVHRFHSGPLGGDQEIGSYIANNDMDMVFFFRDPLTAQPHEPDVTALIRLCDVYSVPLATNMGTGEVLIRGLEQGDIDWRKIVHGKTEPVAKKFTEKLNEN; this comes from the coding sequence ATGAACATTGCTTTAATTGCTCATGATAAAAAGAAAAATGACATGGTTGCTTTTGTTGTTGCTTATAAAAATATATTTGCAAAGCATACTTTATACGCAACTGGAACAACAGGTGGTAGAATTCAAGAAGCAACAGGATTAGATGTACATCGTTTTCATTCAGGACCACTCGGCGGTGATCAAGAAATAGGCTCGTATATTGCTAATAATGATATGGATATGGTTTTTTTCTTTAGAGATCCTCTAACTGCACAGCCTCATGAACCTGATGTTACAGCATTAATCCGTTTATGTGATGTTTATTCTGTTCCGCTGGCAACAAATATGGGAACTGGAGAAGTATTAATTCGAGGACTCGAGCAAGGTGACATAGATTGGAGAAAGATAGTTCATGGAAAGACAGAACCAGTGGCAAAAAAATTCACAGAAAAACTCAATGAAAACTGA
- the dapB gene encoding 4-hydroxy-tetrahydrodipicolinate reductase, giving the protein MNKVKIVIAGPRGRMGTEAVYLMGRTENFELVAVLDHKNEGKSLKEIEGFASYDVPIYTDIEKCLQTEKPDVLIDLTTPEFGMHHAKTALSYGVRPVVGTTGFTKENLAELEKLCEEMDRGCIIAPNFALGAVLMMKFSKMAARYFADVEIMEMHHDQKLDAPSGTAVKTAELIAEVRESKKQGHPDEKETIPGARGADFDGMRIHSTRLPGLIAHQQVMFGSDGESLTIRHDSYNRASFMSGVKFAVEEVLKLNVLIYGLENIME; this is encoded by the coding sequence TTGAATAAAGTAAAAATCGTAATCGCAGGACCTAGAGGCAGAATGGGAACAGAAGCAGTTTATTTAATGGGAAGAACAGAGAATTTTGAACTTGTTGCAGTTTTAGATCATAAGAATGAGGGGAAAAGCTTAAAAGAGATAGAAGGCTTTGCTTCTTATGATGTACCAATATATACGGATATAGAAAAATGTCTACAAACAGAAAAACCGGATGTGCTTATTGATTTAACAACGCCTGAGTTCGGCATGCATCATGCTAAAACAGCTTTAAGCTATGGTGTTAGACCAGTAGTAGGAACAACCGGGTTTACGAAAGAAAACTTAGCCGAATTAGAAAAATTATGTGAAGAAATGGATCGCGGCTGTATCATTGCGCCAAATTTTGCTTTGGGTGCTGTGTTAATGATGAAATTCTCTAAAATGGCTGCACGCTATTTTGCCGATGTGGAAATTATGGAAATGCATCATGATCAAAAACTGGATGCACCATCTGGAACTGCTGTGAAAACAGCTGAGCTTATTGCAGAAGTAAGAGAAAGCAAAAAACAAGGACACCCAGACGAAAAAGAGACCATACCAGGCGCAAGAGGCGCAGATTTCGATGGAATGAGAATACACTCTACACGTCTACCAGGCTTAATTGCCCATCAACAGGTTATGTTCGGATCAGATGGAGAATCATTAACCATTAGACATGATTCTTATAATCGGGCTTCCTTTATGTCAGGTGTTAAATTTGCAGTAGAAGAGGTATTAAAGCTAAATGTATTGATATACGGTTTAGAAAATATTATGGAGTAG
- a CDS encoding nucleotide pyrophosphohydrolase: protein MNQDKTVKDIQREVDEYIGQFKEGYFSPLAMLARLTEELGELAREVNHYYGEKPKKETETEKEITDEIGDMLFVLTCLANSLNIDLEEAHNRVMHKFNTRDKDRWTRKDQ, encoded by the coding sequence TTGAATCAGGATAAAACGGTAAAAGATATACAAAGAGAAGTAGATGAATACATCGGACAATTTAAAGAAGGGTATTTCAGTCCGCTGGCCATGCTTGCCCGACTGACAGAAGAGTTAGGAGAGCTGGCTAGAGAAGTAAACCATTACTATGGGGAGAAACCAAAAAAAGAAACGGAAACAGAGAAAGAAATTACGGATGAAATTGGGGATATGTTGTTTGTGTTAACTTGTTTAGCCAATTCACTTAATATCGATTTAGAAGAAGCACATAATCGTGTTATGCATAAATTTAACACACGGGATAAAGATCGTTGGACAAGGAAAGATCAATAA
- a CDS encoding YitT family protein yields MFKSIKVKNILFILLGSAIFSFGIVHFNMQNNLAEGGFTGITLLLYAEWNLDPSITNLLLNIPLFFIGWKLLGKNVFIYTIIGTVAVSIFLWFFQLPEIELHIPLTEDLTLAALFAGTFIGVGLGIIFRYGGTTGGVDIIARLGFKYFGWSMGKTMFFFDFCVITLSLITYLSYREAMYTLVAVFVGARVIDFIQEGAYAARGAMIISDDNEKIANKIMSEMDRGVTVLKGHGSFTKQDREVLYCVVAKTEIVRLKSIITSIDPHAFVSVSIVHDVMGEGFTLDEYKQPLDK; encoded by the coding sequence ATGTTTAAAAGTATTAAAGTTAAAAATATCTTGTTCATCCTTTTAGGATCTGCGATATTTTCCTTCGGTATTGTTCATTTCAATATGCAGAACAATTTAGCAGAAGGTGGTTTTACCGGTATTACGCTTTTATTATATGCTGAATGGAATTTGGATCCTTCCATCACAAATTTACTACTTAATATCCCTTTGTTTTTCATCGGGTGGAAGTTATTAGGGAAAAACGTCTTTATTTACACGATTATTGGAACGGTTGCAGTCTCTATTTTCCTCTGGTTTTTCCAGCTTCCAGAGATCGAGTTACATATTCCCCTCACTGAAGATTTGACTCTAGCTGCTTTATTCGCAGGAACATTTATTGGTGTCGGCTTAGGTATTATTTTCCGCTATGGAGGGACAACTGGCGGAGTAGATATTATAGCTAGATTAGGGTTTAAGTATTTCGGATGGAGTATGGGAAAAACCATGTTCTTCTTTGACTTTTGTGTCATTACGCTTTCGTTAATCACGTATCTATCATATAGAGAAGCGATGTATACATTGGTTGCTGTTTTTGTCGGGGCAAGAGTAATCGACTTTATTCAAGAAGGGGCATATGCAGCTAGAGGAGCAATGATCATTTCTGACGACAATGAAAAAATCGCCAATAAGATAATGAGTGAAATGGATCGTGGTGTTACTGTCTTAAAAGGACATGGTTCCTTTACTAAACAAGATCGGGAAGTACTTTATTGTGTTGTCGCAAAAACAGAAATTGTTCGTTTAAAAAGCATCATTACAAGTATAGATCCCCATGCGTTTGTATCGGTTAGTATCGTTCATGATGTAATGGGCGAAGGTTTCACTTTAGATGAATATAAACAACCTCTCGATAAATAA
- a CDS encoding serine hydrolase domain-containing protein — protein MALTNLNVEERMKHYKIAGLSIAVIQDANLNCIKQYGVKEAGKTDIVNEQTRFHSASISKFVTAMLVLKLVETGLLDLDEDVNVKLSSWRLTANKWIKGKKVTLRDLLSHQSGIIDPEGSFREWKENEEVPPMIDILEGTSVFNRQKIQISCEPMSAFHYSDAGFCIIQQLIEDTLQKSFHIVLKEFLLQPLHMNQSCIDIRGVENISSGHDNKGQIIYGNYPFYPYPAACDIWTTPADLAILVLELMNALEGRSQLGLSRQNAKEIISPQGNINWIGLSVFLDSSNKEVEISALGWGIGFQSMLVAYPLLKKGAIIMTNTDLGVHQMKGIIGEIYHSIFGNDY, from the coding sequence ATGGCACTAACAAATCTAAATGTAGAAGAGCGAATGAAACATTATAAAATAGCTGGTTTAAGCATAGCGGTAATACAAGATGCAAATCTTAATTGTATCAAACAGTATGGTGTGAAGGAAGCAGGTAAAACGGATATTGTTAATGAACAGACACGCTTCCATTCTGCTTCTATAAGTAAATTTGTGACAGCTATGTTGGTTTTAAAGCTAGTAGAAACTGGACTGCTTGATTTAGATGAAGATGTTAATGTTAAACTTAGCTCTTGGCGTTTAACAGCAAATAAATGGATAAAAGGCAAAAAAGTAACTTTAAGAGATCTTTTGAGTCATCAATCAGGGATTATTGACCCAGAAGGTAGTTTTAGGGAATGGAAAGAAAACGAGGAAGTTCCTCCTATGATAGACATATTAGAAGGAACTTCCGTATTCAATCGGCAGAAAATACAGATCAGTTGTGAACCAATGAGTGCATTTCATTACTCGGACGCTGGCTTTTGCATTATTCAACAACTGATTGAAGATACTTTGCAGAAATCTTTTCACATAGTATTAAAAGAATTTCTCCTTCAGCCTTTACATATGAATCAGAGCTGTATTGATATAAGAGGTGTTGAAAATATTTCTTCTGGTCATGATAATAAAGGACAAATTATCTACGGAAACTACCCCTTTTATCCTTATCCAGCAGCCTGTGATATTTGGACTACTCCTGCTGATTTAGCGATTTTAGTATTGGAATTAATGAATGCTTTGGAAGGTAGAAGTCAATTAGGATTATCGAGGCAAAATGCTAAGGAGATAATCAGTCCGCAAGGGAACATAAATTGGATCGGACTGAGCGTGTTTTTAGATAGCTCTAATAAAGAAGTGGAAATTTCTGCATTAGGATGGGGGATTGGATTTCAGAGCATGCTTGTAGCTTACCCATTATTAAAAAAAGGGGCGATAATTATGACAAATACTGATTTAGGTGTACATCAAATGAAAGGGATAATAGGAGAGATCTATCATTCTATTTTTGGCAATGATTATTAA
- a CDS encoding MFS transporter encodes MTIYRILFAISLGHFLNDCMQSVVPALFPVIQKSMELNYTQIGWIAFALNITSSILQPVFGVLADKRPAPYLLPIAMFSSLIGMLGLSLAPNFYLVLLSVLFIGFGSAIFHPEGSRVSYMAAGAKRGLAQSIYQVGGNAGQSLAPVFTAFIFVRTGQFGTIWFTLLATIGMIVLFQVSTWYKRELYIRNPQKKQQGKREFVVNKEIILAICLLIFLVFARSWYGAGISNFLHFYLIEKFSLSIENAQIFVFVFLLAGVIGTFLGGPLADRFGKRTILLFSLIGSAPFALLLPHMPFWLIGPLLFIIGFILQSSFSVTVVYAQELLPGMIGLVSGLIVGLAFGMGALGGVIFGVIGDTFSLQAIMIICSLLPLLGILTYLLPTDKRVSEIHSTLK; translated from the coding sequence ATGACCATTTATCGGATTTTATTTGCGATAAGTCTTGGACATTTTTTGAATGATTGTATGCAATCGGTTGTGCCTGCCTTATTTCCTGTTATCCAAAAGTCAATGGAATTAAATTATACCCAAATTGGTTGGATTGCCTTTGCTTTAAACATTACATCCTCTATTCTACAACCTGTGTTTGGTGTTTTGGCAGATAAAAGGCCAGCACCATATTTATTGCCGATTGCAATGTTCTCAAGCTTAATCGGAATGCTAGGCCTTTCTCTCGCTCCAAATTTTTACTTGGTCTTATTATCCGTTTTATTTATTGGATTTGGTTCCGCTATCTTCCATCCAGAAGGATCTCGTGTTTCTTATATGGCAGCTGGAGCGAAACGCGGGCTTGCCCAATCAATTTATCAAGTGGGCGGAAATGCAGGTCAATCATTAGCACCTGTATTTACTGCTTTTATTTTTGTACGAACAGGTCAATTCGGAACCATTTGGTTTACTCTTCTAGCTACAATTGGCATGATTGTATTATTTCAAGTATCAACTTGGTATAAGAGAGAATTGTATATTAGAAATCCACAAAAGAAACAACAAGGAAAGCGGGAATTTGTTGTTAATAAAGAAATTATTCTGGCAATATGTTTATTAATTTTCCTTGTATTTGCACGTTCTTGGTATGGAGCGGGAATTAGTAATTTCCTTCACTTTTATTTAATTGAGAAGTTTAGCTTAAGTATTGAAAATGCGCAAATATTTGTTTTTGTGTTTTTACTTGCTGGTGTAATTGGGACTTTTCTTGGAGGACCATTGGCAGACCGCTTTGGGAAAAGAACGATTCTTCTCTTTTCTTTAATCGGATCTGCACCGTTTGCTTTACTGCTCCCACATATGCCGTTTTGGCTAATAGGGCCTTTATTATTTATTATTGGCTTTATTTTGCAGTCTAGTTTCAGTGTGACCGTTGTTTATGCACAAGAACTGCTTCCAGGTATGATTGGCCTTGTGTCAGGCTTAATTGTAGGGTTAGCATTTGGAATGGGGGCACTAGGTGGAGTAATCTTTGGTGTTATTGGAGACACATTTAGTTTGCAAGCAATTATGATTATTTGTAGCCTGCTGCCGCTTTTAGGAATATTGACATATTTACTGCCGACGGATAAGCGAGTTAGTGAAATACATTCTACTTTAAAATAG